In Haliaeetus albicilla chromosome 2, bHalAlb1.1, whole genome shotgun sequence, a single genomic region encodes these proteins:
- the TMEM158 gene encoding transmembrane protein 158 yields the protein MLPLLLPALLAACLPPCQGWSPSAAASGQEEQEQELFLPPVNSSSRSLASLEMDLDGAASKEEGSTASPGTPAAPSREPFPSAPTSSGQQQQQQQQQRPQPQPAEDPHCNISVQRQMLSSLLVRWSRPLGIQCDLLLFSTNSHGRAFFSAAFHRVGPPLLIEHLGLAAGGAQQDLRLCVGCSWVRGRRVGRLRGAVPQAAAAAPSSSSSSSSSLSYPPAAEPGQYWLQGEPLNFCCLDFSLEELKGEPGWRMNRKPIESTLVACFMTLVIIVWSVAALIWPVPIIAGFLPNGMEQRRSTAAGTAAAAAK from the coding sequence ATGCTGCCGCTGCTCCTCCCGGCACTGCTGGCCGCCTGCCTGCCgccctgccagggctggagcCCCTCGGCGGCTGCCAgcgggcaggaggagcaggagcaagAGCTCTTCTTGCCCCCTGTCAACTCTTCCTCCCGCTCCTTGGCCAGCCTCGAGATGGACCTCGACGGGGCAGCAAGCAAGGAAGAAGGCAGCACCGCCAGCCCGGGCACGCCGGCTGCCCCTAGCCGAGAGCCTTTCCCTTCCGCTCCCACCTCCTccgggcagcagcagcagcagcaacagcagcaacgTCCCCAGCCGCAGCCCGCCGAGGACCCGCACTGCAATATCAGCGTGCAGCGGCAGATGCTGAGCTCGCTGCTGGTCCGCTGGAGCCGCCCGCTGGGCATCCAGTGCGAcctcctgctcttctccacCAACAGCCACGGGCGGGCCTTCTTCTCCGCCGCCTTCCACCGGGTCGGGCCGCCGCTGCTCATCGAGCACCTGGGGCTGGCGGCCGGCGGAGCCCAGCAGGACTTGCGCCTCTGCGTGGGCTGCAGCTGGGTGCGGGGCAGGCGGGTCGGGCGCCTGCGGGGCGCCGTCCCtcaggccgccgccgccgccccctcctcctcctcctcctcctcttcctcgctCTCCTACCCGCCGGCGGCGGAGCCCGGCCAGTACTGGCTGCAAGGGGAACCGCTGAATTTCTGCTGCCTGGATttcagcctggaggagctgAAGGGGGAGCCGGGCTGGCGGATGAACCGCAAGCCCATCGAGTCTACCTTGGTGGCTTGTTTCATGACACTGGTCATCATCGTGTGGAGCGTGGCCGCCCTCATCTGGCCGGTGCCCATCATCGCCGGCTTCCTGCCCAACGGCATGGAGCAGCGCCGCAGCACCGCCGccggcaccgccgccgccgccgccaagTAG